One region of Tamandua tetradactyla isolate mTamTet1 chromosome 6, mTamTet1.pri, whole genome shotgun sequence genomic DNA includes:
- the LOC143687446 gene encoding uncharacterized protein LOC143687446 — MCHSCCSPCCQPTCCRTTCCRTTCCQPTCYGSSCCQPCCCSTPCCQPTCCGSNSCGSCCQPCCRPTCCQTTCCRTTCCQPTCGTSCCQPCCCSTPCCQPTCCGSNSCGSCCQPCCRPTCCQTTCCRTTCCRPSCCASSSCGQSGCGSSCCQPCCCPTCCGSSCCQPCCRPVCCQTTCCRTTCCRPTCCCSPCCVSSCCRPSCC, encoded by the coding sequence ATGTGCCACTCGTGCTGCTCCCCTTGCTGCCAGCCCACCTGCTGCAGAACCACCTGCTGCAGGACCACCTGCTGTCAGCCCACCTGCTATgggtccagctgctgccagccttgCTGTTGCAGCACACCCTGCTGCCAGCCCACTTGCTGTGGGTCCAACTCTTGTGGCTCCTGCTGCCAGCCTTGCTGCCGTCCAACCTGCTGTCAGACCACCTGCTGCAGGACCACCTGCTGTCAGCCCACCTGTGGGAccagctgctgccagccttgCTGTTGCAGCACACCCTGCTGCCAGCCCACTTGCTGTGGGTCCAACTCTTGTGGCTCCTGCTGCCAGCCTTGCTGCCGTCCAACCTGCTGTCAGACCACCTGCTGTAGGACCACCTGCTGCCGCCCCAGCTGCTGTGCTTCCAGCTCTTGTGGCCAAAGCGGCTGTgggtccagctgctgccagccttgCTGCTGCCCAACCTGCTGTgggtccagctgctgccagccttgCTGCCGCCCAGTCTGTTGTCAGACCACCTGCTGTAGGACCACCTGCTGCCGCCCCACCTGCTGCTGCAGCCCTTGCTGTGTTTCCAGCTGTTGCCGACCCTCCTGTTGCTGA